A portion of the Chryseobacterium tructae genome contains these proteins:
- the infC gene encoding translation initiation factor IF-3 yields MINDKIRVRELRLVGDNVEPGIYPIDKARQIAAEQELDLVVISDKAEPFIARVLEYKKFLYEQKKKQKELKAKQVKVVVKEIRFGPQTDDHDYEFKKKHAEKFLEEGSKLKTYVFFKGRSIIFKDQGEILLLKLAQELEHVGKVDQLPKLEGKRMIMMMSPKKPAK; encoded by the coding sequence TTGATCAACGATAAAATTCGTGTGAGAGAGCTTCGTTTGGTGGGCGATAACGTAGAGCCGGGAATTTATCCAATTGACAAAGCAAGACAGATTGCCGCGGAACAAGAATTGGATCTAGTAGTAATTTCTGACAAGGCAGAACCTTTTATTGCAAGAGTATTGGAATATAAAAAATTCTTATATGAGCAAAAGAAAAAACAGAAGGAACTTAAAGCTAAGCAGGTAAAAGTGGTTGTAAAAGAGATCCGTTTCGGGCCTCAGACTGATGATCATGATTATGAATTCAAAAAGAAGCATGCTGAGAAATTCCTTGAAGAAGGTTCAAAATTGAAAACCTACGTATTTTTTAAAGGACGTTCGATTATCTTTAAAGACCAAGGAGAAATCTTGCTTTTAAAACTAGCTCAGGAACTAGAGCATGTTGGTAAAGTAGATCAGCTTCCTAAGCTTGAAGGAAAGAGAATGATTATGATGATGAGTCCTAAAAAACCAGCAAAATAA
- a CDS encoding resolvase, whose translation MKVLNQFFISSMIVFAGCNSKSQTSETNKVKTEATQKTITFADFKKIKGVENVQDVPFELSTQLDSVQFFVSPNKDAAHLKIAYNKFDNYYGFEEFDGFYSIHYSINNTISNSIEAFVLKSEFTAAFDMTLKGVDLDEIRSSTFKGAHDSKNKSFSKYGTITEVSEQEFVTASKNRINEVLVKNPQVKLKGANWISTENAKETVITQHENVSTEDGTLSNEYIGQSPYLHLEVFRENSVETTDVYYSFYTVKSTADFALFTGGYPQIIPNKNWISSISSNSEVGSNFEINQYKEQSHNQENLLYINFTHFKIADETKAFWANNETFYAEVYPVNSAPSKGKKQKTAFIKIQLKANLL comes from the coding sequence ATGAAAGTTTTAAATCAATTTTTTATATCTTCTATGATTGTTTTTGCAGGATGTAATTCTAAAAGTCAAACCTCGGAAACAAACAAGGTAAAAACTGAAGCTACGCAGAAGACTATAACATTTGCTGATTTCAAAAAGATCAAAGGAGTAGAGAATGTACAGGATGTACCTTTTGAATTATCTACCCAACTGGATTCTGTACAATTTTTTGTGTCCCCCAATAAGGATGCCGCCCATCTGAAAATAGCTTATAATAAATTTGATAATTATTACGGATTTGAAGAGTTTGATGGCTTCTACTCTATTCATTACAGCATCAATAATACTATTTCGAACAGCATTGAAGCTTTTGTATTGAAATCAGAATTCACTGCAGCATTTGACATGACTTTAAAAGGTGTAGATCTTGATGAGATCAGAAGCAGTACCTTCAAGGGAGCTCATGATTCAAAAAATAAATCATTCAGTAAATATGGAACAATAACTGAAGTTTCTGAACAGGAATTTGTGACAGCTTCTAAAAATAGAATTAATGAGGTTTTGGTAAAAAATCCTCAGGTTAAATTAAAAGGAGCCAACTGGATCTCTACAGAAAATGCCAAAGAGACCGTGATTACACAACATGAAAATGTATCTACAGAAGACGGAACTTTATCCAATGAATATATTGGACAGTCGCCTTATTTACATCTGGAGGTTTTCAGGGAAAACTCAGTAGAGACTACAGATGTATACTACTCTTTTTATACTGTAAAGTCAACAGCAGATTTTGCTTTGTTTACAGGAGGATACCCACAGATTATTCCCAATAAGAATTGGATCTCTTCTATCTCTTCAAATAGTGAGGTAGGAAGTAATTTTGAAATCAATCAATATAAAGAGCAAAGCCATAATCAGGAAAACCTTTTGTATATCAACTTTACTCATTTCAAGATTGCTGATGAAACAAAAGCTTTCTGGGCGAATAACGAAACGTTCTATGCTGAAGTGTACCCTGTAAATTCAGCTCCATCGAAAGGTAAAAAGCAAAAGACAGCTTTCATAAAAATCCAATTAAAGGCTAATCTATTATAA